From a single Glycine soja cultivar W05 chromosome 19, ASM419377v2, whole genome shotgun sequence genomic region:
- the LOC114399349 gene encoding uncharacterized protein LOC114399349, whose translation MGNANSCSCICIPNGAILKKIRKGTKTAMLLDSDENPREIKLPATSGELMIQEFGHVITPVDELRRTGRVSALLADEELVAGKVYLLLPVNRVNSKASEFEMALAEKQSGHTKRTRGNNMAKVSPSVCPRFGNQVRWNPVLDPIFE comes from the coding sequence ATGGGGAACGCTAATTCTTGTTCTTGTATTTGTATCCCTAATGGTGCtattttgaaaaagataagaaaaggaACGAAAACAGCGATGCTGTTGGACAGTGATGAGAACCCTCGGGAGATCAAGCTACCCGCAACATCGGGGGAGCTCATGATCCAAGAATTCGGCCATGTCATCACTCCGGTCGACGAACTCCGTAGAACGGGACGGGTTTCGGCTTTATTGGCCGACGAGGAACTTGTAGCCGGTAAGGTTTACCTGCTACTGCCGGTGAATAGGGTCAATTCGAAGGCTTCAGAGTTTGAGATGGCTCTTGCGGAAAAACAGAGTGGCCACACAAAGAGGACGAGGGGTAATAATATGGCgaaggtttcaccctctgtgTGTCCGAGGTTTGGGAACCAAGTACGATGGAATCCCGTTTTGGATCCTATCTTTGAATAA
- the LOC114400501 gene encoding probable beta-D-xylosidase 2 isoform X2, which translates to MYNGGTAGLTYWSPNVNIFRDPRWGRGQETPGEDPVLAGTYAATYVRGLQGTHANRLKVAACCKHFTAYDLDNWNGMDRFHFNAQVSKQDIEDTFDVPFKMCVSEGKVASVMCSYNQVNGVPTCADPNLLKKTVRGLWQLDGYIVSDCDSVGVFYDNQHYTPTPEEAAADAIKAGLDLDCGPFLAVHTQNAVKKGLLSEADVNGALVNTLTVQMRLGMFDGEPTAHPYGHLGPKDVCKPAHQELALEAARQGIVLLKNTGPVLPLSSQLHRTVAVIGPNSKATITMIGNYAGVACGYTNPLQGIGRYARTVHQLGCQNVACKNDKLFGPAINAARQADATVLVMGLDQSIEAETVDRTGLLLPGRQPDLVSKVAAASKGPTILVLMSGGPVDITFAKNNPRIVGILWAGYPGQAGGAAIADILFGTANPGGKLPVTWYPEEYLTKLPMTNMAMRATKSAGYPGRTYRFYNGPVVYPFGHGLTYTHFVHTLASAPTVVSVPLNGHRRANVTNISNRAIRVTHARCDKLSITLQVDIKNVGSRDGTHTLLVFSAPPAGFGHWALEKQLVAFEKVHVPAKGQHRVGVNIHVCKLLSVVDRSGIRRIPLGEHSFNIGDVKHSVSLQAAALGIIKS; encoded by the exons ATGTACAACGGTGGAACAGCAGGGCTCACGTATTGGAGCCCAAACGTTAACATTTTCAGGGACCCTAGGTGGGGCCGTGGACAGGAAACTCCCGGTGAGGACCCTGTGTTGGCCGGTACTTATGCTGCTACTTATGTCAGGGGGCTACAGGGAACCCACGCTAACCGGTTGAAGGTTGCTGCTTGTTGCAAACATTTCACTGCTTATGATCTTGATAATTGGAACGGCATGGATCGATTCCACTTTAATGCACAG GTGAGTAAGCAGGACATAGAGGATACATTCGACGTGCCATTCAAGATGTGTGTGAGCGAAGGCAAAGTAGCCAGTGTCATGTGTTCTTATAATCAAGTCAATGGGGTCCCTACCTGTGCTGACCCCAACCTCCTCAAGAAAACTGTTCGTGGCCTGTGGCAACTTGACGG GTACATTGTATCAGACTGTGATTCTGTTGGGGTGTTTTATGATAACCAACATTACACACCAACGCCAGAAGAAGCTGCTGCCGATGCCATTAAAGCAG GTTTGGATTTAGACTGTGGGCCTTTCCTAGCTGTGCACACGCAGAATGCGGTCAAAAAAGGCTTGCTAAGCGAAGCTGATGTCAATGGTGCTTTGGTGAATACACTGACGGTCCAAATGAGGTTAGGGATGTTTGATGGAGAGCCCACGGCCCATCCATATGGTCACTTGGGCCCAAAAGATGTGTGCAAACCGGCCCACCAAGAACTGGCTCTTGAAGCTGCCAGACAAGGAATTGTACTTCTTAAGAACACTGGTCCTGTTTTGCCACTCTCCTCACAGCTTCATCGCACCGTGGCTGTCATCGGGCCCAATTCTAAAGCTACTATTACAATGATTGGAAATTATGCTG GTGTTGCTTGTGGATACACCAACCCCTTACAAGGGATAGGAAGATATGCACGGACTGTTCATCAGTTGGGTTGTCAAAATGTAGCCTGTAAAAATGACAAGCTGTTTGGACCTGCTATAAATGCGGCCCGTCAAGCAGATGCAACGGTTTTGGTTATGGGCTTGGACCAGTCCATTGAAGCTGAAACGGTGGACAGGACAGGCTTGCTTTTGCCTGGTCGTCAACCAGACCTTGTTTCAAAGGTGGCAGCTGCCTCAAAGGGACCAACTATTTTGGTCTTAATGTCTGGTGGTCCCGTGGATATAACTTTTGCAAAGAATAACCCTCGAATTGTGGGTATTCTGTGGGCTGGTTATCCGGGCCAAGCTGGTGGTGCTGCCATTGCAGATATCTTGTTTGGAACAGCTAACCCAG GGGGAAAGCTGCCAGTAACATGGTACCCAGAAGAGTACCTAACAAAGTTACCAATGACAAACATGGCAATGCGAGCGACCAAATCAGCAGGGTATCCAGGAAGAACGTATCGGTTCTACAATGGTCCAGTGGTGTATCCATTTGGACACGGGTTGACATACACACACTTTGTTCATACACTAGCAAGTGCTCCCACAGTGGTGTCAGTTCCCTTGAATGGTCATCGCCGTGCCAATGTCACCAATATTTCAAACAGGGCAATTAGAGTGACACATGCGCGGTGTGACAAGCTCTCCATCACCCTCCAGGTAGACATTAAAAATGTAGGGTCCAGAGATGGCACGCACACGTTGTTAGTTTTCTCTGCTCCCCCTGCAGGTTTTGGTCATTGGGCACTAGAGAAGCAACTAGTGGCCTTTGAGAAGGTCCATGTTCCTGCCAAGGGTCAACATAGAGTTGGAGTTAATATTCATGTGTGCAAGCTCCTAAGTGTAGTGGATAGGTCTGGGATTAGGAGAATCCCGTTGGGGGAACACAGTTTTAACATTGGTGATGTTAAACACTCCGTGTCACTTCAAGCTGCAGCACTTGGGATTATCAAGTCCTGA
- the LOC114399633 gene encoding uncharacterized protein LOC114399633, with amino-acid sequence MGNQIARDATGKIVYWDGSVQEFDEPLTVAELMLEHPQQVVLDFHSAVKEKRPTPLPADEKLEMKKTYVMVPVKRGKPVLLSSEDSRRILLIVNSSLHSKYFVSSSGFLPWLSRLFHSEGEVVSVLQRKEEVEVENTVERYGFSEFLPEMIEGSRPEYMSRQLSGKGWKPSLDTIKEKKVKTKLSRWLLFLKGFSAAKI; translated from the coding sequence ATGGGAAACCAAATAGCTAGAGATGCAACTGGGAAAATCGTTTACTGGGATGGTTCGGTTCAAGAATTCGACGAGCCACTGACAGTGGCAGAGCTCATGTTGGAGCACCCGCAACAAGTAGTGCTTGATTTCCATTCCGCTGTGAAGGAGAAAAGGCCAACGCCACTACCAGCCGACGAAAAGCTAGAGATGAAGAAAACCTATGTGATGGTTCCGGTGAAGCGAGGGAAGCCTGTGTTGTTGAGCAGCGAAGATAGTCGCCGCATTCTCTTGATTGTTAATTCCTCTCTGCATTCCAAGTATTTCGTTTCTTCTTCGGGGTTTCTTCCTTGGCTTTCACGGTTGTTCCACTCTGAGGGAGAGGTTGTTTCAGTGTTGCAGAGAAAGGAAGAGGTGGAGGTGGAGAACACGGTAGAGAGGTATGGTTTTTCTGAGTTTTTGCCAGAAATGATAGAAGGGTCGAGGCCAGAGTATATGAGTAGACAGTTATCGGGGAAGGGGTGGAAGCCTAGCTTGGACACCATTAAGGAGAAGAAAGTTAAGACAAAACTATCTCGCTGGTTATTGTTCCTCAAAGGTTTTTCTGCTGCAAAGATTTAA
- the LOC114400501 gene encoding probable beta-D-xylosidase 2 isoform X1, producing MSSSFSPLAIFLLLLLVRYTCEAREPFACDPKNGGTKKMAFCKVSLAIAERVKDLIGRLTLEEKVRLLVNNAAAVPRLGMKGYEWWSEALHGVSNLGPAVKFNAQFPAATSFPQVITTAASFNASLWEAIGQVVSDEARAMYNGGTAGLTYWSPNVNIFRDPRWGRGQETPGEDPVLAGTYAATYVRGLQGTHANRLKVAACCKHFTAYDLDNWNGMDRFHFNAQVSKQDIEDTFDVPFKMCVSEGKVASVMCSYNQVNGVPTCADPNLLKKTVRGLWQLDGYIVSDCDSVGVFYDNQHYTPTPEEAAADAIKAGLDLDCGPFLAVHTQNAVKKGLLSEADVNGALVNTLTVQMRLGMFDGEPTAHPYGHLGPKDVCKPAHQELALEAARQGIVLLKNTGPVLPLSSQLHRTVAVIGPNSKATITMIGNYAGVACGYTNPLQGIGRYARTVHQLGCQNVACKNDKLFGPAINAARQADATVLVMGLDQSIEAETVDRTGLLLPGRQPDLVSKVAAASKGPTILVLMSGGPVDITFAKNNPRIVGILWAGYPGQAGGAAIADILFGTANPGGKLPVTWYPEEYLTKLPMTNMAMRATKSAGYPGRTYRFYNGPVVYPFGHGLTYTHFVHTLASAPTVVSVPLNGHRRANVTNISNRAIRVTHARCDKLSITLQVDIKNVGSRDGTHTLLVFSAPPAGFGHWALEKQLVAFEKVHVPAKGQHRVGVNIHVCKLLSVVDRSGIRRIPLGEHSFNIGDVKHSVSLQAAALGIIKS from the exons ATGTCTTCCAGCTTCTCACCCCTTGccatcttcctcctcctccttctggTCCGGTACACGTGCGAGGCACGTGAGCCGTTCGCGTGCGACCCAAAAAATGGCGGCACGAAGAAGATGGCGTTTTGCAAGGTTTCGCTGGCGATAGCGGAGAGGGTGAAGGATCTGATTGGAAGGTTGACGCTGGAAGAGAAGGTAAGGCTTCTAGTGAACAATGCCGCGGCAGTTCCGAGGCTTGGGATGAAAGGGTACGAGTGGTGGTCTGAGGCACTCCATGGTGTTTCAAATCTGGGTCCCGCCGTTAAGTTTAACGCACAGTTTCCTGCCGCTACTAGCTTCCCTCAAGTCATCACCACCGctgcttccttcaatgcttcTCTCTGGGAGGCAATCGGACAG GTAGTGTCGGATGAGGCCAGGGCCATGTACAACGGTGGAACAGCAGGGCTCACGTATTGGAGCCCAAACGTTAACATTTTCAGGGACCCTAGGTGGGGCCGTGGACAGGAAACTCCCGGTGAGGACCCTGTGTTGGCCGGTACTTATGCTGCTACTTATGTCAGGGGGCTACAGGGAACCCACGCTAACCGGTTGAAGGTTGCTGCTTGTTGCAAACATTTCACTGCTTATGATCTTGATAATTGGAACGGCATGGATCGATTCCACTTTAATGCACAG GTGAGTAAGCAGGACATAGAGGATACATTCGACGTGCCATTCAAGATGTGTGTGAGCGAAGGCAAAGTAGCCAGTGTCATGTGTTCTTATAATCAAGTCAATGGGGTCCCTACCTGTGCTGACCCCAACCTCCTCAAGAAAACTGTTCGTGGCCTGTGGCAACTTGACGG GTACATTGTATCAGACTGTGATTCTGTTGGGGTGTTTTATGATAACCAACATTACACACCAACGCCAGAAGAAGCTGCTGCCGATGCCATTAAAGCAG GTTTGGATTTAGACTGTGGGCCTTTCCTAGCTGTGCACACGCAGAATGCGGTCAAAAAAGGCTTGCTAAGCGAAGCTGATGTCAATGGTGCTTTGGTGAATACACTGACGGTCCAAATGAGGTTAGGGATGTTTGATGGAGAGCCCACGGCCCATCCATATGGTCACTTGGGCCCAAAAGATGTGTGCAAACCGGCCCACCAAGAACTGGCTCTTGAAGCTGCCAGACAAGGAATTGTACTTCTTAAGAACACTGGTCCTGTTTTGCCACTCTCCTCACAGCTTCATCGCACCGTGGCTGTCATCGGGCCCAATTCTAAAGCTACTATTACAATGATTGGAAATTATGCTG GTGTTGCTTGTGGATACACCAACCCCTTACAAGGGATAGGAAGATATGCACGGACTGTTCATCAGTTGGGTTGTCAAAATGTAGCCTGTAAAAATGACAAGCTGTTTGGACCTGCTATAAATGCGGCCCGTCAAGCAGATGCAACGGTTTTGGTTATGGGCTTGGACCAGTCCATTGAAGCTGAAACGGTGGACAGGACAGGCTTGCTTTTGCCTGGTCGTCAACCAGACCTTGTTTCAAAGGTGGCAGCTGCCTCAAAGGGACCAACTATTTTGGTCTTAATGTCTGGTGGTCCCGTGGATATAACTTTTGCAAAGAATAACCCTCGAATTGTGGGTATTCTGTGGGCTGGTTATCCGGGCCAAGCTGGTGGTGCTGCCATTGCAGATATCTTGTTTGGAACAGCTAACCCAG GGGGAAAGCTGCCAGTAACATGGTACCCAGAAGAGTACCTAACAAAGTTACCAATGACAAACATGGCAATGCGAGCGACCAAATCAGCAGGGTATCCAGGAAGAACGTATCGGTTCTACAATGGTCCAGTGGTGTATCCATTTGGACACGGGTTGACATACACACACTTTGTTCATACACTAGCAAGTGCTCCCACAGTGGTGTCAGTTCCCTTGAATGGTCATCGCCGTGCCAATGTCACCAATATTTCAAACAGGGCAATTAGAGTGACACATGCGCGGTGTGACAAGCTCTCCATCACCCTCCAGGTAGACATTAAAAATGTAGGGTCCAGAGATGGCACGCACACGTTGTTAGTTTTCTCTGCTCCCCCTGCAGGTTTTGGTCATTGGGCACTAGAGAAGCAACTAGTGGCCTTTGAGAAGGTCCATGTTCCTGCCAAGGGTCAACATAGAGTTGGAGTTAATATTCATGTGTGCAAGCTCCTAAGTGTAGTGGATAGGTCTGGGATTAGGAGAATCCCGTTGGGGGAACACAGTTTTAACATTGGTGATGTTAAACACTCCGTGTCACTTCAAGCTGCAGCACTTGGGATTATCAAGTCCTGA